A segment of the Sulfurovum indicum genome:
GGTCCCCTGTCATTGATGCGCACAATAGTGCTTCTTCCGTTCTGCAGGTTCGTTACCTTGACCATTGTATCCATCGGCCACGTTTTATGCGCTGCTGTTCTTGCATGCATATTGTAACGCTCTCCGTTACTGGTCTGCTTGCCGTGAAAATTGGGTCCGTACCAACTGGAGATCCCTGTCATGGTCTGCCCTACTTTGACATAGGTAGGCTGATATGTCTTTCCCAATACCGTGTAACAGCGCATGGTTGACTTGTACCGTGCAGCACTGGTAAACTTACCGGAACTATACTTGTCCGGCTTTCCGGAACAACCAGTAAGAGACAATATCGCAGACAACACTACAGCACCGGAAAGAAGAAGAAAACGTCTCTTGGACATTGGGAAACCTTACATCAAATTAGGCAGATATTATCTCTTTATTTGACTTTATATCTGCTTGATAGTTTATCGTCTCAGAAAGCGGATCCACTCTGGCAGCAGTCTTTTTTAAAGACCGAACAGTCTGTTGGCGTTTCCTGTAGTCAATGTTTCCATCTCTGTACGGGAAAGTCCGCTGAGTTCACACATTTTATCGGCTATCAGAGTACAATAGGAAGGTTCATTTCGCTTTCCTCTATGCGGATGCGGGGTAAGATAGGGAGCATCAGTTTCAATAAGCAGTCTATCATGCGGGATCTTTGGAAAAACATTGATCAGCTTACGTGCATTTTTGAACGTGAGTACGCCGCCAATTCCATAATAAAAATGCTTTTGGGCCAGTTTCAGGAGTGATTCATTCGCATTATAACAATGCAGAACACCCCCCTCTTCCCCGGCATATTCGTCCAGCATATCAAGAGAATCCTGACTTGATTCGCGAATATGTACGATCAATGGTTTTTTCACTTTTTTGGCCAAAAGTATCTGATCGAGAAATACCTCTTTTTGCAATACTTTTTCAGCTGCGATCTCATCTTCCTTTTCAGGAAGACGATAGTAATCCAGTCCGCACTCACCAACAGCAACACATTTGGGATGCTCGACGAACTTCTCCAGATAACATCTGTCATACTCTTTCGCATCGTAAGGATGTACGCCTGCCGCAAAATAGACCTCTTCATATTTTTCAGCGATCTCAACCGCTCTCTCAAGACTCTCCGGATCAGCACCGGGAATAATAAACTTTCCAACACCCTGGACCACTGCTCTTTGTATCACTTCTTCAAGATCGTCATTGTAACGAATATCATCGAGGTGACAATGTGTATCTACTATCATTTCAACCCTGTTTTTTTAATGCAATTATACCCAAAACAGACTATCTTTGATTTGAAACAACTTTTTCTAATACTAAATAAGTTATAGTAATAACATATTGTGTGTGGAGGGTGTAATCTATGGGTGCTGCAATAGTTATAGGTATTATCATATTTGTCATTGTTCTTATTGTTTATCTTGAGTATAAAAACGAAAAAGCGTACCAGGAAAAAAGGCGTCAGGAGAAGGAGAAGAAAAAGAAAAAACTCACGCCAAAAGTGACAAGACGTCCTACTCCTGCATCTCAAAAAAAGAAACCGCTCACTCCTCCACCTGCACCTCAAAAAAAAGAGACCCGTAAAGAGCACCCCCTCAAAGCTGAAAAGAAAAAGCCTGCTGCAGAAACCAAACCGGAAACAACTGATATCCCCCAGACTGTGAAAACGGAACCCCCAGCAGAAGTCCCGAAAAAGAAAGAGAAGCAGGCAGTAAAAGAGACTTCAAGAACCGAAGAGAAGCCGACTGTAGAACTCCCCAGGTGTGAATACCCCGAGTTCAACTACAGCCGTCTCATAGCAATGGGGCTCTCCGAAGAAGAAGCTCATGAGTTCATCCGGGAACTTATTCCCCAGATCCTTGAGCAGATCCCCCTGATCGAGGAAGCGATGGAGATTCCGGACTTCCATAAAATGGAACGCTTGACACACAGTATCAAAGGGTCTTCTACCACCATTGGTACAGGAGGGGTCTCAGACCTGCTTGTCGACTACAATACCTATCTGAAAACAGGAGAAGAGCTTGTAGTGGTGAAGGAGTACCAGAGGCATCTCAAATATTATCTGCAGACACTTAGAGAACAGTTTCCCGAAAAAAGCTGAGCATACTCTCAACTCCGTAACTTTCTGGCAAACGCCACGGCCTGTTCTGTAGGATTCTCTCCGGCAATAATACGGCAGATCTCCGCTATCCTTCCTTCTTCATCCAACACTCTTGCCCTGCTGACACCACTCTCTTTTTCCACAACAATATGCTGTGTTGCTTTTGCTGAAAGATGCGGCTGGTGGGAGATGGCAAATATCTGGTAGCCTTTGGCAAGTGTCGCAATCATTTCGGCAATAGCGATCGATTCATCTCCGCTTACGTTCGCATCGATCTCGTCAAGTATCAGTACCCCCTGTGCTTGTCTCTCTTGGGGCATAGTTGCAGCCATCAATGCCAAACGTACACGATTGAATTCACCTCCGCTGAGTGTATCCATCATCATAGAAGCTCCAAGACGCACCTCTACACTGTCAATACCGTTTTCCCCCAACTCTTCCGTATAGAAATCGAAATAGAGTGGTGGCAGTTTAAGAGAAGAAAGATAGTCTGCCAGGCTCGCTTCCAGTACTGCAGCCTCCTTTCTCCGTAACTGGGAAAGACGGGATGCAATAATATTCAGTTCGGAGAACTCTATCTGCAGAAAACTCTGTAACATACTTTTATCCTGTGCTATATGCCGGTATCCTTCCAACTCTTTGATCTTTTCATCTCTGTAGGACAGGGCCTCCTCTATCGATCCGTAACGGCTCTTGAGCGACATAAGTTCACTCAGTCTGTCCAGTACCTCTTCAACATCGATTTCTTCAAGTTCATCGGCCAGCATTTCACTCTCTTCAAAGTCTGCTCTGAGCTGACCCATTGCTTCGGAAAATGGGGTAACATCTTTATCCAGAAGGCGATAGACCTCTTCTACACTGCTCTCATAATGAAAGATCTCACTGGCTCTGCTCAGCGCATCTCTAACCTTGTCAATATGCGAGAGCTGCTGTTTAACCTTGAGCAGTTTCTCCTCTTCCCCTACTTTGGGATCAATAAGGCTGATCTTGTCTATCTCATACTGTGCAAACTCCATTTTTTCAGCAAGCTTTGCTTCATCTTCTTCTATCTTCTCCAACTGCAGCTCTTTACTGCGATAGTTGGCATAACGTTTCTTATACTCTTTGAGTGACTTTTTAAAGGTTTTGTCTTTGGCAGAAAGACTCCGGTCTATCATACCAATCAGTGAAGCTGAGTCAAAGCCGCTTTGGTCCCGTACAGTAAGATATTTTATATAGGGAGCGAACATCTCAGCCAAAGCTTTTTTTGAGATACTCTGTCCGTCGATAAAATAGCGAAGTTTCTCTTTTTTAAGTGTTTTTATGCACAGGTTCTCCTCAAGTACAAATGCGTCACTCTGCAGTTTGGAAGGTTTTTGCAGATTTACCTCACACAATGCAGCGGCTCCCTTGGCAGCGTATCCGAAACTTGAAAGTATGGCGGAGATAAGCACCGATTTTCCTGCACCGCTTGGACCACTGAATACCACCAGTCCCTGTTCAAACTCCAATTCAAGCTCTTTGAAGCTTACCAGGTCACGGAGATAAAGGCGCTCTACCAATTTCTATCTCCCCAATGGAGCTTCTCACGAAGCACGGAGAAGTAATTGTGTTCTTTCCGGTGAATGAGTGTCGCACCCTTTTTGGCTCCGGCTATATAAAGTACATCCCCCTCTTCAAGCTCATAGACTTCCTGCCCGTCAATTGATGCAATAGCTCTGTACTTCTCAGCATCAAGCTCTATGCTGAAGTCAGCCGGTACGACAAGCGGACGCTGGTTTGCCAGAGAGTGTGCGAGAACAGGTGTAATAATGAATGCCTGTGTCAGAGGATAGAGTATAGGACCGCCAGCAGAGAGATTATATGCAGTCGAACCTGTTGGTGTAGAGATGATCAGCCCGTCACCTGTGTAACTGTTGAAACGTTCTCCATCGATAGAAGCATTTACTTTTACCATTTTGGAAGGCTCAGGAGAAGTAATGACCACATCATTGAAAGCGATGAACTTTTTCTTCTTGCCTGATACTTTTTGAACATACCCTTCTATCATCATACGGTCGTCAATACGGTATTCTCCTGCAAGCAGACGGCCCAGGAAGGCATCAACATCATCAATAGTAATATCTGCCAAAAATCCAAGGTTTCCGGCATTGATACCTACGACAGGTTTATGGAAGCCGTAGCTTCTGCGTACCAGGGAAAGCAGCGTACCGTCACCCCCCAAGGAGACCAGGAAATCCGACCTTGTACACATCTCAGCGAAAGGAACCCCCTCCAGACCGATCGTTTCGGCGGATCTCTCTGAAAGCAGTACGGTGATCCCTTTACTCTCGAACTCTCTTTTGATCTTCTCATAAACCGGCTTTATCTCCGGTGCATCCGGTTTGAGTATAAATCCTGCTGTCTTGACCTGTTCTAGTTGTTTCACAGATAGTCACTCCATTGCTTTATTACCGTACCAATTAAATACCTCAATCTTTGATGCTGCAATTTCATTCACAGACAAGGCAGATTTTCGCAGGACTAGCCAGAGGCTAATTCAAGAAAATCTAACGCCGTATGTGGGCGAAAGTGCTGCACCCTTCGGGGAGAACGATACGAGACAACCTGCACGCAAAAAAATCTTTGAATTACCTACGGGTAGTCCTTCAGATTTTTCACGCACATCTTGCCTCGTCTCGTTCTCTCAAAGTTTGAGGTATTTAGTTGGTGCGGTAATAGTAATAATGATAGCCTAACATAATGTTGCTTGTGAGGTTCAAAAATATTTCAAATTGACATCTATTCTTTATTAAAAAATATCCTAAAAGTATCACTGCACGTTAAAGATGATTTGTATTAGACAATTTAGCCCTAAACAACTTTTGGCTATAATCGCGCAACTTATTTCATCCCGGATTGATAAGTGCATCATTCGGGTTTATACGAGGAATGCACGTGAGAACACACTATTGTGCCGAAATTAATGAACAACATATTGGTGAGGAAGTCACCGTTGCCGGCTGGGTTGCCAGCCGGAGAGACCATGGAGGCGTGATCTTCATCGACCTTCGTGACAAAGATGAAGTCGTACAGCTTGTCTGTGACCCGGCTGACAATGCCGATGCGCATAAAGTAGCCGAAGAGGTCAGGGACCAGTTCGTACTTATTGCTACAGGTAAAGTAAGAGCCAGGGGAGAGGGACTGGAAAATCCTAATCTCAAGACCGGCAAGGTAGAACTCGTCGTAGATACACTCAAAATTGAGAACCGTTCCAAACCGATGCCGTTTGATATCGGAGATGAGAAGGTTAACGAAGAGATCCGGCTGAAATACCGCTACCTTGAGCTTCGAAGCCAAAAGTCCTACGATATCTTCAAACTGCGTTCCAAAGCGACCATCGCAACACGTAACTCACTGGATGAACTCGGTTTCCTTGAAGTAGAGACACCTGTGCTTACCAAGTCTACACCTGAGGGAGCCAGAGACTACCTTGTGCCAAGCCGTGTTCACCCTGGCGAGTTCTATGCACTTCCCCAGTCTCCGCAACTCTTCAAGCAGCTTTTGATGGTCTCAGGTTTTGACCGTTATTTTCAGATCGCAAAATGTTTCCGCGATGAAGACCTCAGAGCTGACAGACAACCGGAATTTACGCAGATAGATGTTGAGATGAGTTTCTGTACGCAAGAGGATGTTATTGCTGTTGCTGAAAAACTTATCAATGATATCTTCACACAGTGTGGTTTTGAGATCCCTAAGACTTTCAGACGCATTACCCATAATGAAGCGATGGAGAAGTACGGAACAGACAAGCCTGATATGCGTTATGACATGGCTATGGTGGATGTCATCGATATCTTTGAAAGATGTGACAATGAGATATTCTCATCAATCGCAAAGGCACCAAAAAAGAACCGTATCAAGGCACTTAAGGTACCAAACGGTGACAACATCTTTTCCAAACGCCAGATGAAAGGTTTTGAGGAGTATGTACGTAAATTCGGTGCCCAGGGACTGGGATACTTCCAAATGAAAGAGGACGGGCTCAAAGGTCCACTGACCAAGTTCTTTA
Coding sequences within it:
- a CDS encoding TatD family hydrolase gives rise to the protein MIVDTHCHLDDIRYNDDLEEVIQRAVVQGVGKFIIPGADPESLERAVEIAEKYEEVYFAAGVHPYDAKEYDRCYLEKFVEHPKCVAVGECGLDYYRLPEKEDEIAAEKVLQKEVFLDQILLAKKVKKPLIVHIRESSQDSLDMLDEYAGEEGGVLHCYNANESLLKLAQKHFYYGIGGVLTFKNARKLINVFPKIPHDRLLIETDAPYLTPHPHRGKRNEPSYCTLIADKMCELSGLSRTEMETLTTGNANRLFGL
- a CDS encoding Hpt domain-containing protein translates to MGAAIVIGIIIFVIVLIVYLEYKNEKAYQEKRRQEKEKKKKKLTPKVTRRPTPASQKKKPLTPPPAPQKKETRKEHPLKAEKKKPAAETKPETTDIPQTVKTEPPAEVPKKKEKQAVKETSRTEEKPTVELPRCEYPEFNYSRLIAMGLSEEEAHEFIRELIPQILEQIPLIEEAMEIPDFHKMERLTHSIKGSSTTIGTGGVSDLLVDYNTYLKTGEELVVVKEYQRHLKYYLQTLREQFPEKS
- a CDS encoding DNA repair protein RecN, producing the protein MVERLYLRDLVSFKELELEFEQGLVVFSGPSGAGKSVLISAILSSFGYAAKGAAALCEVNLQKPSKLQSDAFVLEENLCIKTLKKEKLRYFIDGQSISKKALAEMFAPYIKYLTVRDQSGFDSASLIGMIDRSLSAKDKTFKKSLKEYKKRYANYRSKELQLEKIEEDEAKLAEKMEFAQYEIDKISLIDPKVGEEEKLLKVKQQLSHIDKVRDALSRASEIFHYESSVEEVYRLLDKDVTPFSEAMGQLRADFEESEMLADELEEIDVEEVLDRLSELMSLKSRYGSIEEALSYRDEKIKELEGYRHIAQDKSMLQSFLQIEFSELNIIASRLSQLRRKEAAVLEASLADYLSSLKLPPLYFDFYTEELGENGIDSVEVRLGASMMMDTLSGGEFNRVRLALMAATMPQERQAQGVLILDEIDANVSGDESIAIAEMIATLAKGYQIFAISHQPHLSAKATQHIVVEKESGVSRARVLDEEGRIAEICRIIAGENPTEQAVAFARKLRS
- a CDS encoding NAD(+)/NADH kinase, which translates into the protein MKQLEQVKTAGFILKPDAPEIKPVYEKIKREFESKGITVLLSERSAETIGLEGVPFAEMCTRSDFLVSLGGDGTLLSLVRRSYGFHKPVVGINAGNLGFLADITIDDVDAFLGRLLAGEYRIDDRMMIEGYVQKVSGKKKKFIAFNDVVITSPEPSKMVKVNASIDGERFNSYTGDGLIISTPTGSTAYNLSAGGPILYPLTQAFIITPVLAHSLANQRPLVVPADFSIELDAEKYRAIASIDGQEVYELEEGDVLYIAGAKKGATLIHRKEHNYFSVLREKLHWGDRNW
- the aspS gene encoding aspartate--tRNA ligase; translation: MRTHYCAEINEQHIGEEVTVAGWVASRRDHGGVIFIDLRDKDEVVQLVCDPADNADAHKVAEEVRDQFVLIATGKVRARGEGLENPNLKTGKVELVVDTLKIENRSKPMPFDIGDEKVNEEIRLKYRYLELRSQKSYDIFKLRSKATIATRNSLDELGFLEVETPVLTKSTPEGARDYLVPSRVHPGEFYALPQSPQLFKQLLMVSGFDRYFQIAKCFRDEDLRADRQPEFTQIDVEMSFCTQEDVIAVAEKLINDIFTQCGFEIPKTFRRITHNEAMEKYGTDKPDMRYDMAMVDVIDIFERCDNEIFSSIAKAPKKNRIKALKVPNGDNIFSKRQMKGFEEYVRKFGAQGLGYFQMKEDGLKGPLTKFFTQEDIQAIIERCELQTGDVVFFGAGEKKVVLDYMGRFRIYLAEIMEIIPQDVFEFLWVVDFPMFEVEEGRVKALHHPFTQPKSLDYEDIEEIESIAYDIVLNGTELGGGSIRIHKEEVQAEIFKLLGISEEEAQEKFGFLLDALKFGAPPHGGFALGLDRLIMLMTGAESIRDVIAFPKTQRAQCLLTQAPGMVDGEQLKELGLRIRQTPVA